A window of Infirmifilum lucidum contains these coding sequences:
- a CDS encoding glycosyltransferase family 4 protein: protein MRIAFTRRKDATYIDGVNRFVYTLAAGLERLGHEVFIVSHTAEDREAAARVFGPKAREVIALAKKHRGWLGMALDWWLKGGRLLRRLGAEAAVVNGVIPLRFKPKVAVNHGVFKVGLIGKFAAPLYRQYNEVVCVSHKLVRELEALGIRCSEIIPIPIEVARYRARPLEERERLILHVGTRPVKRADISIEAVKELRRRGHNVRLVVAGPPNPQLPRLEHVEYKFGELAELYSRALALILPSEYEALPYVALEAQASGTPVVVSDAVPEEAVVNGVTGIVVRSRDPRAYADALERLMTDEGLWRRMSAAALEHAKKYDVEAVARRWDELLSRF, encoded by the coding sequence ATGAGGATAGCGTTCACCAGGCGCAAGGACGCCACGTACATCGACGGGGTGAATAGATTCGTGTACACGCTCGCGGCGGGGCTGGAGAGGCTGGGCCACGAAGTGTTCATCGTGAGCCACACAGCCGAGGATAGGGAGGCTGCGGCGCGGGTATTCGGGCCGAAAGCCAGGGAGGTGATAGCTTTGGCGAAGAAGCACAGGGGATGGCTAGGGATGGCGCTGGACTGGTGGCTGAAAGGAGGCAGGCTGCTAAGGAGACTGGGGGCAGAGGCGGCCGTGGTCAATGGCGTAATACCGCTCAGATTTAAGCCAAAGGTGGCGGTAAACCACGGCGTGTTCAAGGTCGGCTTAATTGGGAAATTCGCCGCACCCCTCTATAGGCAATACAACGAGGTAGTGTGCGTCTCACACAAGCTGGTGCGGGAGCTGGAGGCCTTGGGCATAAGATGCAGCGAGATAATACCCATACCCATTGAAGTCGCGAGATACAGAGCGAGGCCGCTCGAAGAAAGAGAGAGGCTAATCCTGCACGTGGGGACGAGGCCCGTCAAGAGGGCCGATATATCCATAGAGGCGGTGAAGGAGCTGAGGCGCAGGGGCCACAACGTGAGGCTAGTGGTGGCGGGGCCTCCTAATCCGCAACTGCCGAGGCTCGAACACGTGGAGTACAAGTTCGGCGAGCTGGCGGAGCTCTACTCCCGCGCCCTCGCCCTAATCCTACCCTCAGAGTACGAGGCCCTCCCCTACGTCGCGTTGGAGGCGCAGGCCTCAGGCACGCCTGTCGTCGTGAGCGACGCGGTGCCCGAGGAGGCGGTCGTAAACGGCGTCACAGGCATTGTCGTCAGATCCAGAGACCCCAGGGCGTATGCGGATGCGCTGGAGAGGCTGATGACCGACGAGGGGCTGTGGCGCAGGATGTCGGCCGCCGCATTGGAGCACGCGAAGAAATACGACGTAGAGGCCGTGGCGAGGAGGTGGGATGAGTTACTCTCCAGGTTTTAA
- the hepT gene encoding type VII toxin-antitoxin system HepT family RNase toxin, with protein MQAGRSHRPGMLSREPAMVGGGAVDRGEVVRRLSELFSELRDVEVAVLFGSLARGSPNPRDIDIAVRFSAEKSLLDLSELAVRIAEKLGVGVEAIDIVDLGGAKPLLLFKVLKEGVVVKGSEDALMKLLEKALLGTDQLMETRLWGTLDPEPKVDEVIISSRVEEIRRNRDFLRSEILTKKVEELTYKDVLALERAVHRIIEAILDICRHLIAVHSLGLVESYGEYPLRLARANIMPRDLAEDVSRLAALRNILVHRYLEIDLRELYEAAERIVGHITPKFLEWIKDLSKDNTSYNKAEGQTHG; from the coding sequence GTGCAGGCTGGTCGTTCGCATAGGCCAGGCATGCTAAGCCGTGAGCCAGCCATGGTGGGCGGAGGCGCTGTTGACAGGGGTGAAGTTGTTAGGAGGCTATCGGAGCTGTTCTCGGAGCTGAGGGATGTCGAAGTGGCCGTGCTGTTCGGCTCGTTGGCGCGCGGCTCCCCGAACCCGCGCGACATCGATATTGCCGTGAGGTTTTCCGCCGAGAAATCACTCCTAGACCTGTCAGAGCTCGCCGTGAGGATCGCTGAAAAGCTTGGTGTTGGGGTAGAGGCCATAGACATAGTGGATCTGGGAGGGGCAAAGCCCCTGCTCTTATTCAAGGTGTTAAAGGAAGGCGTGGTGGTGAAGGGCAGCGAGGATGCCTTAATGAAGCTTCTAGAGAAGGCACTCCTAGGCACTGACCAACTAATGGAGACCAGGCTCTGGGGCACACTCGACCCAGAGCCCAAGGTGGATGAGGTCATCATATCCTCGAGAGTCGAGGAGATTAGGAGGAACAGGGACTTCCTAAGGAGCGAGATACTCACTAAAAAGGTCGAGGAACTCACATACAAAGATGTTTTAGCCCTCGAAAGAGCAGTCCACAGAATAATCGAGGCAATACTAGACATATGTAGACACCTCATAGCAGTCCACTCCCTCGGACTCGTTGAAAGCTACGGCGAATACCCGCTCAGGCTAGCCCGCGCAAACATCATGCCAAGGGATCTAGCGGAGGACGTCTCTAGGCTAGCGGCGCTGAGAAACATCCTCGTTCATAGATACTTAGAAATAGATTTGAGGGAGCTCTACGAAGCCGCGGAGAGAATCGTTGGGCACATCACCCCAAAGTTCCTGGAATGGATTAAGGACTTGAGCAAAGACAATACCTCATACAATAAGGCCGAGGGACAAACCCATGGATAA
- a CDS encoding glycosyltransferase yields the protein MRIVHIAPFYRPVVGGVEEVAEKIAEYMASRGHEVYVLTYNRDRRRAGGLPEREEINGVEVVRLRPDFAYSHGTYSAELPKALEAQRGNPQNITWIP from the coding sequence ATGAGGATAGTCCACATTGCGCCGTTCTACCGCCCGGTCGTGGGCGGGGTCGAGGAGGTCGCGGAGAAAATAGCGGAGTACATGGCGTCCAGGGGGCACGAAGTATACGTGTTGACCTACAACAGGGACAGGCGGAGAGCGGGAGGATTGCCGGAGAGGGAGGAGATAAACGGTGTGGAGGTGGTGAGGCTTAGGCCGGATTTCGCCTACAGCCACGGTACGTACAGCGCGGAATTGCCTAAGGCCCTCGAGGCGCAGCGCGGAAATCCTCAAAATATAACATGGATACCATGA
- a CDS encoding ATP-binding protein, producing the protein MKRIKLRLADLNVVFTDRDIAVRQIEELADRGTYPVYVIYGPEGCGKTALFRQAKAALEEWGYYVVYFSPLEKEAMWRLSITEDARELVEPVLSVALGESGARFVEKAIEIAAMLMRYREKIAVLADDIFQAIGLGKAEMYVKMLLNLIEYPNTPIEKVVILVGSSEGMTRSRIGRHNWATIWGMWNMPREGFRLLYEQLPGEKPGFEEVWMWTGGNPRYLSELYEAGWDVEAVVRRIFVAGVKPLVSELTPLQQAALEEAVDDPDTLLRRLREAEDKRPMIDLINKLVEQNLVVTYLPPRERLLWIDQPPPVDRELGVGEDFAWQTPLHREAARRALEAR; encoded by the coding sequence ATGAAGAGGATTAAACTGAGATTAGCTGACCTAAATGTCGTGTTTACCGATAGAGATATAGCGGTTAGGCAGATAGAAGAATTAGCTGATAGAGGTACCTACCCTGTATATGTTATATATGGTCCTGAGGGCTGCGGGAAAACAGCCTTATTCAGACAGGCAAAGGCTGCGTTGGAGGAGTGGGGGTACTATGTAGTATACTTTAGCCCCCTTGAAAAGGAAGCTATGTGGAGACTGAGCATTACTGAGGACGCTAGAGAGTTGGTTGAACCTGTATTGTCAGTGGCATTGGGGGAGAGTGGTGCTAGGTTTGTTGAGAAAGCTATAGAAATAGCTGCCATGCTCATGAGGTATAGGGAGAAGATTGCTGTTCTAGCTGACGACATTTTTCAGGCTATTGGTCTTGGTAAAGCTGAGATGTACGTAAAGATGTTGCTGAACCTAATAGAGTACCCAAATACACCGATAGAAAAAGTAGTGATCCTCGTAGGCTCCAGTGAAGGGATGACTAGATCAAGGATCGGTAGGCATAACTGGGCCACGATTTGGGGTATGTGGAATATGCCGAGAGAGGGGTTTAGGCTGCTCTACGAGCAGTTACCAGGTGAGAAGCCCGGCTTCGAGGAAGTATGGATGTGGACAGGTGGAAATCCTAGGTACTTGAGCGAGCTATATGAGGCCGGGTGGGATGTGGAGGCGGTCGTGAGGAGGATATTTGTGGCGGGGGTAAAGCCCCTTGTGAGCGAGCTCACGCCGCTCCAGCAAGCGGCTCTTGAGGAAGCCGTAGATGACCCAGATACGCTCCTGCGCAGGCTTAGAGAGGCTGAGGACAAGAGGCCAATGATAGACTTGATAAATAAGTTAGTGGAACAAAACCTAGTCGTGACCTACTTGCCTCCCAGGGAGCGGCTCCTGTGGATAGACCAGCCGCCTCCCGTGGACAGGGAGCTAGGCGTAGGCGAGGACTTCGCATGGCAGACACCCCTACACAGAGAGGCCGCTAGGAGGGCACTTGAGGCGCGGTAG
- a CDS encoding glycosyltransferase family 4 protein: MKTCILHVSLNPIGGGERVVLEMVKALKDIGAEPLLILLEPPKNPLLHEFLEEIRSTRVLWLFDSRRPITLKHAVGSFNARFLRLLKKLDCNLLINATGLYSIVLGDITYVHWPFHLDLSSTFRNFGEKIYGSLMLEFADAVNALMEPKFIAYNSKLTFRRTMEVMKTLRPAIPVTYFKFNNATHTILYPPVNVERIVRHAKPDLKEDLVVTLSRIDSRKRLEMLLPIAKEVLQEKPHTSFIILGALNDPEYFQALKSLFERKSVNVRFAINTPEKEKLRILSRAKVLLHLMPFEHFGIAIVEGMAAGAIPIVHRECGVSEFIDDEYLYSSYREVPGKILRALNIYDTHLAKKFMEMAMRFDAKVFRTKFISLYNKLVSNR, translated from the coding sequence ATGAAAACTTGCATACTTCACGTATCCCTTAATCCTATAGGTGGAGGTGAGCGTGTAGTATTAGAGATGGTTAAGGCGCTTAAAGATATAGGAGCTGAACCGCTTCTTATATTACTTGAGCCCCCTAAGAATCCTCTTCTTCACGAATTCTTAGAGGAGATTCGCAGTACACGTGTTTTATGGCTATTTGATTCTCGGCGCCCTATTACTCTAAAACATGCAGTGGGAAGCTTTAATGCAAGGTTCCTCAGACTTCTTAAAAAACTTGATTGTAATCTTTTAATAAATGCTACAGGGTTATATTCTATAGTATTAGGAGATATAACGTACGTCCACTGGCCGTTTCACTTAGACCTCTCTTCAACCTTCAGGAATTTCGGTGAAAAAATTTACGGGAGTCTAATGCTTGAGTTTGCCGATGCCGTGAATGCTTTAATGGAACCGAAGTTTATAGCGTATAACAGTAAGCTAACATTTAGAAGAACTATGGAGGTTATGAAAACGCTTAGACCGGCTATACCTGTTACATATTTTAAATTCAACAATGCCACCCATACAATACTATACCCACCTGTTAATGTCGAGAGGATAGTCAGGCATGCGAAGCCTGACCTTAAAGAAGATTTAGTTGTTACATTAAGTAGAATAGACAGTAGAAAAAGACTTGAAATGCTACTACCTATAGCTAAAGAAGTACTCCAGGAAAAGCCCCACACCAGCTTTATAATCCTCGGCGCTCTCAATGATCCAGAATATTTCCAAGCACTAAAAAGCTTATTTGAACGTAAATCGGTAAACGTACGCTTCGCCATCAATACACCCGAAAAGGAAAAGCTTCGAATACTGTCTAGAGCAAAGGTTTTACTCCATTTAATGCCGTTTGAACATTTCGGGATAGCCATAGTCGAAGGGATGGCTGCCGGGGCTATACCAATCGTACATAGAGAGTGTGGAGTATCAGAGTTCATTGATGATGAATACCTTTATTCATCTTACAGAGAAGTTCCCGGGAAAATTCTGAGAGCTTTGAATATTTATGACACACACCTCGCTAAGAAGTTCATGGAGATGGCCATGAGATTTGATGCTAAAGTTTTTAGGACAAAATTTATCTCCCTCTACAATAAGTTGGTGTCAAACCGATGA
- a CDS encoding class I SAM-dependent methyltransferase produces the protein MSYSPGFNVEEIVKRLGDDKALWSFYLEYSRRIYVVNLAKRFCPGRRVVDLGAQPFILSCMLRALGYDVTAVDVEPEKYESMAKACGVEVVKSDLERAIDLPSESFDCAVFSEVLEHLNPYYAPKTLCEIGRVLRTGGVLILTTPNVASLFRRLKALIGRNPIYRYHVHEYTMDEVQQLLIESGFEVVFKEYTPVNDLSFIDCSEEEYKSLRSYVDLLKAAIKRPSKIRVLRAAAYPVVRMVPSLRMLMALVGRKAPRACKAVVERWG, from the coding sequence ATGAGTTACTCTCCAGGTTTTAATGTCGAGGAGATCGTGAAGAGGCTGGGAGACGACAAGGCCCTATGGTCGTTCTACCTGGAGTACTCCAGGAGGATCTACGTGGTAAACCTAGCGAAGAGGTTCTGCCCTGGAAGGCGTGTCGTCGACCTCGGCGCACAGCCCTTCATCTTGAGCTGCATGCTGAGGGCGTTAGGCTACGACGTGACCGCGGTTGATGTAGAGCCCGAGAAATACGAGAGCATGGCAAAGGCATGTGGAGTTGAGGTCGTGAAGTCCGACTTGGAGAGGGCCATTGATCTACCCAGTGAATCCTTCGACTGCGCGGTATTCTCCGAGGTGCTGGAGCACCTAAACCCCTACTACGCCCCAAAGACTCTCTGCGAAATAGGTAGGGTGTTGAGGACGGGCGGCGTCCTCATCCTAACCACGCCTAACGTGGCAAGCCTCTTCAGGAGGCTGAAGGCCTTAATCGGCCGCAACCCGATCTACAGATACCATGTCCACGAATACACAATGGACGAGGTACAACAACTATTGATTGAGAGCGGCTTCGAGGTCGTCTTCAAGGAGTACACGCCGGTGAATGATTTGAGCTTCATCGACTGCTCAGAGGAGGAATACAAATCGCTGAGGAGCTATGTGGACCTGCTCAAAGCGGCGATTAAGAGGCCGTCTAAGATCCGCGTGCTGAGGGCCGCGGCCTACCCAGTGGTGAGGATGGTTCCGTCCCTTAGGATGTTGATGGCCCTAGTGGGGAGAAAGGCGCCACGAGCGTGTAAAGCCGTAGTTGAAAGATGGGGGTGA
- a CDS encoding glycosyltransferase family 4 protein has translation MRIIYVSPGYFPRIGGVEYVVKSVAERLASKGHEVTVVAGSPEAEAPGREEINGVEVLRWPTWAPGGAYHMPKATGKFAEAVAELCRGADVLHIHNIHAITAYYAWRGWRRCVGKVRLVVTPHYHRTGHTIFRRLLWIPWRTVVGRMLRSASVIHAVSEYEAMLLEEDFGVKPIVIMHGVDEDVLSYKWDPRGYAMYAGRIEKYKNIDLVAWVIAEMNRRYGTDLEFLVVGEGPYAERLRRNLERIGLKYSILPFQPRKRYLELLSHASLFMTLSRREAFGITPLEAVTIGVPTVITKPWGEHFKGIGRVLIVDADEPVSKLAEEVHRFLSQAKANANKRACTWDEIALEYIEKLYTI, from the coding sequence ATGAGGATAATCTACGTCTCGCCCGGCTATTTCCCGCGGATAGGCGGCGTAGAGTATGTGGTGAAGTCTGTGGCCGAGAGGCTAGCCTCCAAAGGCCATGAGGTGACAGTGGTAGCGGGCTCACCCGAGGCCGAGGCGCCGGGCAGAGAGGAGATAAACGGCGTGGAGGTGCTCAGATGGCCCACCTGGGCGCCGGGCGGCGCCTACCACATGCCCAAGGCCACCGGCAAGTTCGCGGAGGCAGTGGCGGAGCTCTGCAGGGGGGCCGACGTCCTCCACATACATAACATACACGCTATCACGGCCTACTACGCTTGGAGGGGGTGGAGGAGGTGCGTAGGTAAGGTGAGGCTGGTCGTCACGCCTCACTACCATAGAACCGGGCATACCATATTCAGAAGACTACTCTGGATCCCTTGGAGAACCGTAGTGGGTAGAATGCTGAGGAGTGCAAGCGTGATTCACGCTGTATCAGAATACGAAGCCATGTTGCTTGAAGAGGACTTCGGTGTGAAGCCCATTGTGATAATGCATGGAGTTGACGAAGACGTGTTAAGCTATAAGTGGGATCCAAGGGGGTATGCCATGTACGCTGGGAGGATCGAGAAGTACAAGAACATAGATCTCGTAGCATGGGTAATCGCGGAGATGAATAGACGCTACGGCACAGACCTGGAGTTCCTAGTAGTCGGTGAAGGCCCTTACGCGGAAAGGCTCCGAAGAAACCTCGAGAGGATAGGCCTAAAGTACAGCATACTGCCATTCCAACCGAGGAAGAGATACTTAGAGCTACTCTCGCATGCAAGCCTCTTTATGACGCTATCAAGGAGAGAAGCATTCGGGATAACACCACTAGAAGCAGTAACAATCGGGGTTCCAACAGTCATAACAAAACCGTGGGGAGAGCACTTCAAGGGGATCGGCAGGGTACTCATAGTCGACGCAGACGAGCCCGTTAGCAAGCTGGCCGAAGAAGTACACAGGTTCCTGTCACAGGCTAAAGCGAATGCAAACAAGCGTGCTTGTACGTGGGACGAAATAGCCCTAGAATACATTGAGAAGCTTTACACTATCTAA